The following proteins are co-located in the Haloplanus sp. HW8-1 genome:
- a CDS encoding DEAD/DEAH box helicase, which yields MKVADAVPEFADAFDFEEFNAMQREALPVLVDSDHNVVASAPTASGKTALAELAICKTLSEGGTALFIAPMRALTNEKESEWERFEEMGYSVYVVTGERDLNPRRARHADVLVMTPEKVDSATRKHDSRRYDFVTDVDCVVIDEVHLLDSERRGGVLEVTVSRLRRLCDPRFVALSATMPNVGDVADWLDAPPEATFAFGDDYRPVELRTDVETYTHGENSFADKYRRLYRALDLAEPHVREDGQALVFVASRQDAVSAAAKTRDELAERDVPIGARGDYDFHQAAKELGDDRLRKGVLDGVAFHHAGLSKDDRDRIEDWFREGKIAILFSTSTLAWGVNLPARCVIVRDTKYHDPLEGEVDISPLDLLQMLGRAGRPGYDDVGYGWVVCDRSDADRYRRLLREGTEIESHLAADLDAHLNAEIAMDTLNDLDDVLSWLETTYYYVRAASKPAAYDFDGLRDRVRETLESLVDRGFVEMATDLAVESTPLGRLASKYYLRLSTAEAFHDLAERDRIDADAVLETVAAAAEFDSVSARQSEAEAVAAVLGSEATAADSDHLDDGGRKVLAILRASRSDSVPADLRSDAWIIRRNALRLLAALGEFLDRFSGPQAANLVRRLEARIEHGVSRDAVSLTAVDGVGAGRASKLATGGLSRPADLVAAGVDELERAGLSAGVAERIVEAAADLPDVSVSWDDVPDGVAAGESEMCEVRVRNGGGGARVGVRVTVNGVEMHAKTTYLSDVTTVPVGVFGADADTLDFRVEVTFPELPVRPAAFERTVRVE from the coding sequence GTGAAGGTCGCCGACGCCGTCCCGGAGTTCGCCGACGCCTTCGACTTCGAGGAGTTCAACGCGATGCAACGGGAGGCGCTGCCCGTCCTCGTCGACAGCGACCACAACGTCGTCGCGTCGGCACCGACGGCGAGCGGCAAGACCGCGCTCGCGGAACTCGCGATCTGCAAGACGCTGAGCGAGGGGGGGACCGCGCTCTTTATCGCCCCCATGCGCGCGCTGACCAACGAGAAGGAAAGCGAGTGGGAACGCTTCGAGGAGATGGGATATTCGGTGTACGTCGTCACGGGCGAACGCGACCTGAACCCGCGGCGGGCCCGCCACGCCGACGTACTGGTGATGACCCCCGAGAAGGTCGACTCGGCCACCCGCAAACACGACTCGCGGCGCTACGACTTCGTGACCGACGTGGACTGTGTCGTCATCGACGAGGTCCACCTGCTCGACTCCGAGCGCCGCGGGGGCGTCCTCGAAGTGACCGTCTCCCGCCTGCGGCGGCTCTGTGACCCCCGGTTCGTCGCGCTCTCGGCGACGATGCCGAACGTCGGCGACGTGGCCGACTGGCTCGACGCCCCGCCGGAGGCCACCTTCGCCTTCGGCGACGACTATCGCCCCGTCGAACTTCGGACCGACGTCGAGACCTACACCCACGGCGAGAACAGTTTCGCCGACAAGTACCGCCGGCTCTACCGGGCGCTCGACTTGGCCGAACCACACGTCCGCGAGGACGGCCAGGCGCTCGTGTTCGTCGCCTCGCGACAGGACGCCGTCAGCGCCGCCGCCAAGACCCGCGACGAACTCGCCGAACGCGACGTCCCCATCGGCGCCCGCGGCGACTACGACTTCCACCAGGCGGCGAAGGAACTGGGAGACGACCGCCTCCGGAAGGGCGTCCTCGACGGTGTCGCCTTCCACCACGCGGGGCTCTCGAAGGACGACCGCGACCGCATCGAGGACTGGTTCCGCGAGGGAAAGATCGCGATCCTCTTTTCGACCTCCACCCTCGCCTGGGGAGTCAACCTCCCGGCGCGCTGTGTGATCGTCCGCGACACCAAATACCACGACCCGCTGGAGGGCGAGGTGGATATCAGTCCGCTCGACCTGCTCCAGATGCTCGGCCGCGCCGGCCGCCCCGGCTACGACGACGTCGGCTACGGGTGGGTGGTCTGTGACCGTTCCGACGCCGACCGCTACCGCCGGCTCCTCCGGGAGGGGACCGAGATCGAGTCCCACCTCGCGGCGGACCTCGACGCCCACCTCAACGCCGAAATCGCGATGGACACGTTGAACGACCTCGACGACGTGCTCTCGTGGCTGGAGACCACCTACTACTACGTCCGGGCGGCGTCGAAGCCCGCGGCCTACGACTTCGACGGCCTCCGCGACCGGGTGCGCGAGACGCTCGAATCGCTGGTCGACCGCGGCTTCGTCGAGATGGCCACGGACCTCGCGGTCGAGTCGACGCCCCTCGGCCGCCTCGCCTCGAAGTACTACCTCCGGCTCTCCACGGCGGAGGCGTTCCACGATCTGGCCGAGCGCGATCGGATCGACGCCGACGCCGTCCTCGAAACCGTCGCCGCCGCCGCGGAGTTCGACTCCGTCTCCGCCCGGCAGTCGGAGGCCGAGGCGGTCGCGGCCGTCCTCGGGAGCGAGGCCACCGCTGCCGACTCGGACCACCTCGACGACGGCGGCCGCAAGGTCCTCGCCATCCTCCGGGCGAGTCGGAGCGATTCGGTGCCCGCCGACCTCCGGAGCGACGCGTGGATCATCCGCCGGAACGCGCTCCGACTGCTCGCGGCGCTGGGGGAGTTCCTCGATCGCTTCTCCGGCCCCCAGGCCGCCAACCTCGTCCGGCGCCTGGAGGCCCGGATCGAACACGGCGTCAGCCGCGATGCCGTCTCGCTCACTGCCGTCGACGGCGTCGGCGCGGGCCGGGCGAGCAAACTCGCGACCGGCGGCCTCTCGCGTCCCGCCGACCTGGTCGCCGCGGGTGTGGACGAACTCGAACGTGCGGGCCTCTCGGCCGGCGTCGCCGAGCGGATCGTCGAGGCTGCCGCCGACCTCCCGGACGTCTCGGTGTCGTGGGACGACGTGCCCGACGGCGTCGCCGCCGGCGAGAGCGAGATGTGCGAGGTGCGGGTGCGAAACGGGGGTGGCGGCGCCCGTGTCGGCGTCCGCGTCACCGTCAACGGCGTCGAGATGCACGCGAAGACGACCTACCTCTCGGACGTGACGACGGTCCCCGTGGGCGTGTTCGGCGCCGACGCGGACACGCTCGACTTCCGGGTCGAAGTGACCTTCCCGGAGCTACCGGTTCGACCGGCGGCGTTCGAGCGGACGGTTCGGGTGGAGTAG
- a CDS encoding MATE family efflux transporter, with protein MGDRRATIVRGSIPRTLVGLAVPLVAQNVVRVAQQVIDTFWLGRLGETAVAAVGLTIPVLGLLFALLVTPFVGTQILVSQRTGAGNDAGARRTVVHGVVLALAVGAGVGGAVALLARPVVTLVGAGPDVAPSAALYLGTVALGLPVAGASDALEAGFVGRGDSRASLLINVATVAVNVALDPLLIFGAGPIPGMGVRGAALATVAGYVGGLLVASVLAFSPRLGLARRHLSLSRRDVRALLSVGAPITGRRVVSQSVRVLLIGVVAAAGGAAGLAAYTVGARVASVAVLPSRGLGQAAQSVVGQNVGAERPDRAGRAARVGVGIAAAALAALGAVQWAVPGPLARLFVPDLAGQGFAFTVQYLRVLAYGYPAIGAVDLLLAAFNGAGHTRTSFVADLLKYWAVRLPVAVLALPATASVSLLGVAVAPGLGLGMPAVFWAVTGSNVVAAVGVGAYYIRARRRGLFADAVVEAADAATAGTD; from the coding sequence ATGGGCGATCGGCGGGCGACAATCGTCCGGGGATCCATCCCGCGAACCCTCGTCGGCCTCGCCGTCCCGCTGGTCGCCCAGAACGTCGTCCGGGTCGCCCAGCAGGTGATCGACACGTTCTGGCTCGGCCGCCTCGGCGAGACGGCCGTCGCCGCCGTCGGCCTCACCATCCCCGTGCTCGGTCTCCTCTTTGCCCTCCTCGTGACGCCCTTCGTCGGCACGCAGATCCTCGTCTCCCAGCGGACCGGCGCCGGAAACGACGCCGGCGCCCGCCGGACCGTCGTCCACGGGGTCGTCCTCGCGCTCGCCGTCGGCGCCGGTGTCGGCGGTGCCGTCGCCCTCCTCGCTCGTCCCGTCGTGACGCTCGTCGGCGCCGGCCCCGACGTGGCGCCGTCGGCCGCCCTCTATCTCGGCACCGTCGCCCTCGGGCTCCCGGTGGCGGGCGCGAGCGACGCCCTCGAAGCCGGCTTCGTCGGCCGCGGCGACTCCCGTGCCTCCCTGTTGATCAACGTCGCCACCGTCGCCGTCAACGTCGCCCTCGATCCGCTGTTGATCTTCGGCGCCGGGCCGATCCCCGGCATGGGGGTTCGTGGCGCCGCGCTGGCGACGGTCGCCGGCTACGTCGGCGGCCTCCTCGTCGCGTCCGTCCTCGCGTTCTCTCCCCGGTTGGGGCTCGCGCGTCGCCATCTCTCGCTCTCCCGGCGTGACGTCCGTGCCCTCCTCTCGGTCGGCGCGCCGATCACGGGCCGGCGGGTGGTCAGCCAGAGCGTTCGCGTCCTCCTGATCGGCGTCGTCGCCGCCGCCGGCGGCGCCGCCGGACTCGCCGCCTACACCGTCGGTGCCCGGGTCGCCAGCGTGGCCGTCCTCCCCTCGCGGGGGCTCGGTCAGGCCGCCCAGAGCGTCGTCGGGCAGAACGTGGGCGCCGAGCGCCCCGACCGGGCCGGTCGGGCCGCCCGCGTCGGCGTCGGCATCGCCGCCGCCGCCCTCGCCGCCCTCGGTGCCGTTCAGTGGGCCGTCCCCGGTCCCCTCGCCCGCCTGTTCGTCCCGGATCTCGCCGGCCAGGGCTTCGCCTTCACCGTCCAGTACCTCCGCGTCCTCGCCTACGGCTATCCCGCCATCGGCGCCGTCGACCTCCTGCTCGCGGCGTTCAACGGCGCCGGTCACACCCGGACGAGTTTCGTCGCCGACCTGCTGAAATACTGGGCCGTCCGCCTGCCGGTCGCGGTGCTCGCCCTGCCCGCGACGGCCTCGGTATCGCTGCTCGGCGTCGCCGTCGCGCCCGGCCTCGGCCTGGGGATGCCCGCCGTCTTCTGGGCGGTCACGGGATCGAACGTCGTCGCGGCCGTCGGCGTCGGCGCCTACTACATCCGCGCGCGCCGTCGTGGGTTGTTCGCCGACGCGGTGGTTGAGGCGGCGGACGCCGCAACCGCCGGGACGGACTGA